The nucleotide sequence TGCTCGACGCCAAGGCTTGCGGCAAGCGAGCCCGCGGTCGTGCCGGGCTTGGCCAGCACGCGCTCGTACACGGCCTGCCGCGTGGACGAGGAGAACACGTCCTCGCGCGAAAGGCGACGGTAGAGCGCCCACGCAAGAAGCAGGGCCGACCCGGCAAGCAGGGCAAACGGCACGGCGTCGGCGCCAAGCCCCGTTCCCGCCATGGCTCGCGTCTGCGCGGACAAGCCCGGTCCCGCAGGTGCAGCCGCCGGCGGGCGCTCGCGTCCCGAAGCGGCGCCTTCGAGGGAACCTTCGGAAGCGGCGTTTGCAAGCCACGTCGGGGCGGCTGCGGGCTCCTCCCGGGTGGGCGCCGCGGCCGGAACGTCTCGCGTCGTGCCGCGCGCAAGCGGGGCGCGGTCGGCGGGCAGGACGCGGCAGGCGTCCTGCAGCCAGTCGCTATGGAACCGTTGCCGCGCTTCGGACAGCACCGGCTGCGCGTGCGACTCGCGTTGCCGGCAAAGGACGCCGGCGTGTCGCGTCGCGGCAACGGTGGGGGCGATGGCGGGGGCGGCCGCGTCGGCGGCGTTGGCAAGGACCGGCGCGCTTTGGCCTTGCATCGTGGCCCACAGCGGGGCGGTCTTCGCGTTTGTCTCGTGGCTTGTCTCCGACGCGCTGGGCGCTG is from Candidatus Thermoplasmatota archaeon and encodes:
- a CDS encoding helix-turn-helix domain-containing protein, whose protein sequence is MRSGQATVAGVLLVAWLSAGLAQAAAVEPDAQERARPSPVSVEPIVLAPPPDLAPALPETTASPPASVAAPSASETSHETNAKTAPLWATMQGQSAPVLANAADAAAPAIAPTVAATRHAGVLCRQRESHAQPVLSEARQRFHSDWLQDACRVLPADRAPLARGTTRDVPAAAPTREEPAAAPTWLANAASEGSLEGAASGRERPPAAAPAGPGLSAQTRAMAGTGLGADAVPFALLAGSALLLAWALYRRLSREDVFSSSTRQAVYERVLAKPGTTAGSLAASLGVEHRTVVHHLRVLREFHLVEASRVGARVRYFRNGGSFPEAKRREAVALLHPASRRVLDALSVDPGQSLSGLAAATGLPRSTARWHRDRLRAFGLLAKSDRSS